In Bacillota bacterium, the genomic stretch CTGCCGCAAAACGTTCTCCCGGCGGCGCCGGTAATCGGCGGTGTCCAGCACGAACCGTACCGGGGCGCCCTCCTGCTCCCGCCGGTTTGCGGCCACGTTCACCAGGTACTGCAGGGCGTTGAGGGTTTCGCCCCGGTGGCCGATGAGCAGCCCCGCCCGCTCCGAGACGATGTTGAGCTTGTACAGGCCCGGCCCCATCCGGTGTGTCTCGATGACGCAGCTGCTCCCGATGAGATGAACGACCTGCCTCAGGAAATCCCGGGCTCGGTCAAGCCGCTCGGCCGCCTGGGCGCTGTCGGGCTCGCTGCCCGCGCCGCCCGCCACCTCGGCCTCGTCCAACAGGCCCGCCCGCGCCCGCCGGTCCCGCCTTCCACGCCGCTCCTCCGTGCCCGGGCCCTCCTTCTCCTTCACCGTGACCCGGATGCGGGCGAGCCGTCCCCCTATCCACCCCAGCAGACCCCTGTTGGCCTCCTCCAGCACCTCAACGTCCACGTCGTCCCGCCCCACACCCAGCTCGTCAAGCGCGGCTTCCAGGGCCTCTTCCACGCTACGCCCCGACTTAACGACGGAACGGGAGGGATTCATGACGCGCGCACGCCTCCTCCGGCTGCTACCAGCCGACGCTGGAAAAGCCAGTACTGGCCGTAGCTGAACAGGCTGCTGACCGTCCAGTAAAGGGCCAGCCCCGTCGGGAAGCTGGCCGCGAAGATTGCGCTCACCGCCGCCATGATCAGCATGGTGCTGTTTTGCTTCGGATCCGTTATGGTCGGCTTCATTGAAAGATACTGCGCGACACCCGTGAGAATAGGCCACACCAGGTACGGATCCCGCACGCTCAGATCCCAGAGCAAAAAGAGGCTTCCCTCGGGCAACCTCCTGAGCGCAAGGAACAGCGCCCACAGGATCGGAAGCTGCACCAGGGCGGGCAGACAGCCGCTGAGCGGGTTCACCTTGTGCTCCCGGTAAAGTTCCATCATGCGGCGCTGCAGTTCCTGCGGTCGGTCTTTGTACTTTTTCTGAAGCTCCTGGAGCATCGGCTGGATCTTCTTTTGCCCCTCCATGGCCCGGAACTGCGCCACGCCCAGCGGCAGCAGAAGAAGCCTCACCAGAAGGGTCAGTACGATGACGGCCAGCCCGTAGCTCCCGCTGATCCCCCGCAAAAACTCCAGCACCCACCATAGCCCGTCCGCAAGCTCGTTCAACCGAGTCTCTCCGCCTCTCCCGCGTCTTGCGCCGCGCCGTCCGCTAGGGAACCGGATCGTATCCTCCCGGGTGCCAGGGATGACAGCGCAGCACCCGCCGAACGGCAAGCCATGACCCCTGCACCGCACCGTACTTCAAGAGCGCCTGCTCCGCATACGCCGAACACGTCGGGTAGAAGCGGCACCGCGGCGGTGTCACTGGTGACATCCAACGCCGGTAACTTCGAACCAGGGCGGCCAGCATCCTCGCCGCAGGCGACGGCACCGCTCCGGGGCTTATGCGGAGTCGATCCATGCCCCGGCCTTCTTCAGCGCAGCGCGCAACGCCTCGCGCAACG encodes the following:
- the yidD gene encoding membrane protein insertion efficiency factor YidD, translated to MLAALVRSYRRWMSPVTPPRCRFYPTCSAYAEQALLKYGAVQGSWLAVRRVLRCHPWHPGGYDPVP
- a CDS encoding YidC/Oxa1 family membrane protein insertase, with product MNELADGLWWVLEFLRGISGSYGLAVIVLTLLVRLLLLPLGVAQFRAMEGQKKIQPMLQELQKKYKDRPQELQRRMMELYREHKVNPLSGCLPALVQLPILWALFLALRRLPEGSLFLLWDLSVRDPYLVWPILTGVAQYLSMKPTITDPKQNSTMLIMAAVSAIFAASFPTGLALYWTVSSLFSYGQYWLFQRRLVAAGGGVRAS
- the jag gene encoding RNA-binding cell elongation regulator Jag/EloR, with amino-acid sequence MNPSRSVVKSGRSVEEALEAALDELGVGRDDVDVEVLEEANRGLLGWIGGRLARIRVTVKEKEGPGTEERRGRRDRRARAGLLDEAEVAGGAGSEPDSAQAAERLDRARDFLRQVVHLIGSSCVIETHRMGPGLYKLNIVSERAGLLIGHRGETLNALQYLVNVAANRREQEGAPVRFVLDTADYRRRRENVLRQVALRAARRVREEKRRVALEPMSATERRVIHLALKDDPYVETRSEGEEPNRRVVVFPRGQAPPAAAGELRGEDGSVRRGRPRTG